One Phaseolus vulgaris cultivar G19833 chromosome 2, P. vulgaris v2.0, whole genome shotgun sequence DNA window includes the following coding sequences:
- the LOC137810385 gene encoding uncharacterized protein: MEGGKLGTILITNDDGIDAPGLRALVQSLVVANLFNLQVCAPDSEKSAVSHSITWLHPIAAKQVKIDGTTAFAVSGTPADCASLGVSKALFPTVPDLVVSGINKGSNCGYHIVYSGTVAGAREAFFNDVPSISISYNWVKGKSDLNDFTLAAQVCLPIISAVLVEAKNPSYPRKCFLNVDVPTVVPNHKGYKLTKQGKSIIKMGWKQVTSETEGQKMSSDMTNTDTDISKNFDPSSVSPEHLLFTREVRGSHLDDDESDYRSLQEGYITVTPLAALSHAEVDCQAYFKNWLQSVPGPSSL; encoded by the exons ATGGAAGGAGGTAAACTAGGGACGATTCTGATCACCAACGACGACGGAATCGATGCTCCTGGTTTACGAGCATTGGTTCAATCGCTCGTCGTCGCCAATCTCTTCAACCTTCAAGTCTGCGCTCCTGATAG CGAGAAATCAGCTGTTAGTCACAGCATCACTTGGCTCCATCCAATCGCCGCTAAGCAAGTGAAAATTGATGGAACCACCGCATTCGCGGTTTCTG GGACGCCCGCTGATTGTGCCTCTCTAGGGGTTTCCAAAGCTCTCTTTCCCACAGTACCTGATTTG GTAGTCAGTGGCATAAACAAAGGTAGCAACTGCGGTTATCACAT TGTTTACTCAGGTACTGTAGCTGGAGCCCGAGAGGCCTTCTTCAATGATGTACCCTCTATCTCCATTTCATATAACTG GGTTAAAGGAAAGAGTGACCTAAATGACTTCACCCTTGCTGCACAAGTATGCCTACCTATCATAAGTGCTGTACTGGTTGAGGCAAAGAATCCAAGCTACCCTAGAAAATGTTTTTTGAATGTAGATGTGCCAACCGTTGTTCCTAACCATAAG GGTTACAAGCTAACTAAGCAGGGTAAAAGTATCATCAAGATGGGATGGAAGCAAGTCACCTCTGAGACAGAAGGACAAAAAATGTCGTCAGATATGACCAATACAGATACAGATATATCAAAGAATTTTGACCCATCATCTGTATCACCAGAACATCTTTTGTTTACGAGAGAG GTGAGAGGTTCCCACCTTGATGACGACGAATCAGACTATAGATCTTTGCAAGAAGGATAT ATCACTGTTACTCCTCTTGCTGCCCTCTCTCATGCGGAGGTAGATTGTCAGGCCTACTTTAAGAATTGGCTACAAAGTGTCCCTGGCCCATCATCCTTATAA
- the LOC137810384 gene encoding uncharacterized protein — MESGVRSGGSGVVVKSRNSSGCLIVRKKGDGLGATASSSRKLYESKKRANMKVSLSDSGSSDELLVPPGRRLGPETIRVCNGLAASERGGSEISRKRDRVERIRGSGEGIAAEKGLDPRERKRSKLDVYDFDEYDGMGVENTRRRHLDDNGVGHGGGRFMGSVHAARGGIDREFKAGSSGRVLDKKKNSYGDRPSGLFPVDDVDHSRFKMNRDGTRVPISSQREKFNSDESIRVQGKNGVLKVMVNKKKVRGPSEQYYDHHKPVESRQRLKTEEPTKRIKTEETVKKNIPSRPSSYTETKPVEKPRLVKRPEKKRVSSRKSLSSKDSKGDEGDSDNSDASLNPGIRNTETHKPAKEIISEDEQTPVLEKLPTAGTKDGKVKRGSGTEKQKLRERIREMLLTSGWTIDYRPRRNRDYLDAVYINPAGTAYWSIIKAYDALQKQLNDDAKEVKAKGDSSSFAPIADEVLSQLTRKTRKKMEKELKKKKKKYDSESRNEKEPQRKRSASNKCDMNSTDSDSNEEKLSSFIKQGSKSMKSKMSENTITTARTKIQNATHHSSDGIEKSLFGGDPHIHGRKSKKHGRCTLLVRSSNKGSNSESDGFVPYVGKRTVLAWLIDSGTVELSQKVQYRRRKKVLLEGWITRDGIHCGCCSKILTVSKFELHAGSKLPQPYQNIYLESGVSLLQCQIDAWNRQEHSEKIGFHSVDIDGNDPNDDTCGICGDGGDLICCDGCPSTFHQSCLDIQMLPAGEWHCTNCTCKFCGIATRTSEKDDASVYVLRTCNLCEKKYHDSCSEEMDTNPNSLNTSSLSFCGKECKEISEHLKKYLGTKHELEAGFSWSLIHRTDEDSEAACRGITQRVECNSKLAIGLAVMDECFLPVVDRRSGINLIRNVLYNTGSNFSRLSYGGFYAAILERGDEIIAAASIRLHGTKIAEMPFIGTRHVYRCQGMCRRLFSAIESALCSLKVEKLVIPAIAELTHTWTTIFGFTHLDNSLRQEMKSLNMMVFPGIDMLQKLLVEQGKREGSEKMGNGGNDFTPMKMENRSDMGSLTPQDAHGSDDVSSNPANETNDECSDASEELNNHILVEGTLCSKSDSEEMVSDSVSDKCISHSRTSHSALEMKNKVVPAAPVDKLSSPSKCQSISPNDNSESSHSEDIPNVQTLVKETSSDPCSPENLDKKCHSFTAMNCDSSELDINPVLGSQKAGNTSPTKEVCMNDSLEAVPSSNLPEENTRKGDDQNIDDSRSALKLADKSLLQVESDSKNEIGCENEKDVSAVNASGVSSETVLV, encoded by the exons ATGGAATCAGGCGTGAGATCGGGTGGTTCTGGGGTTGTTGTGAAGAGCAGGAACTCCTCGGGTTGTTTAATTGTGCGAAAGAAAGGGGATGGATTGGGTGCTACTGCTTCCTCGTCTAGGAAGCTCTATGAATCGAAGAAAAGGGCCAACATGAAAGTTTCCTTGAGTGATTCTGGATCAAGCGACGAGCTGCTGGTTCCTCCTGGTAGAAGGCTTGGTCCTGAGACTATTCGAGTTTGCAATGGTTTGGCTGCCTCTGAGCGGGGTGGGAGTGAAATTAGTCGGAAAAGGGACAGAGTGGAACGAATTAGGGGTAGTGGGGAAGGTATTGCTGCGGAGAAAGGTTTGGACCCGAGGGAAAGGAAGCGTAGTAAGTTGGATGTTTATGATTTTGATGAATATGATGGAATGGGTGTGGAAAACACAAGGAGGAGGCATTTAGATGATAATGGAGTTGGTCATGGAGGAGGAAGGTTTATGGGATCAGTGCATGCTGCTAGAGGTGGCATTGACAGGGAATTCAAAGCAGGGTCAAGTGGACGAGTTCTCGATAAGAAAAAGAACTCCTATGGTGACAGGCCTAGTGGCTTGTTTCCGGTGGATGATGTTGATCACAGTAGGTTCAAGATGAACAGGGATGGGACTCGGGTACCTATATCCTCGCAGAGGGAGAAGTTTAATTCAGATGAGTCCATCAGGGTTCAGGGGAAGAATGGCGTTTTGAAGGTAATGGTTAATAAGAAGAAGGTGCGTGGGCCATCAGAACAGTATTATGATCATCACAAGCCTGTAGAAAGCAGACAAAGGTTGAAAACTGAAGAGCCTACCAAGAGGATAAAGACTGAAGAGACTGTCAAGAAGAATATTCCAAGTCGTCCTTCATCATACACGGAAACAAAACCTGTTGAGAAACCAAGATTAGTCAAGAGGCCAGAGAAGAAGCGGGTATCATCCAGAAAATCCTTGTCAAGCAAAGACAGTAAGGGTGATGAAGGGGATTCAGATAACAGTGATGCATCACTGAATCCGGGAATAAGAAATACTGAAACTCATAAGCCTGCAAAAGAAATAATTTCTGAGGATGAGCAGACACCTGTGCTCGAAAAACTCCCCACCGCAGGAACAAAAGATGGGAAAGTCAAGCGTGGTAGTGGTACAGAAAAACAGAAACTGCGAGAGCGAATAAGGGAGATGCTGCTGACTTCAGGTTGGACTATAGACTATAGACCTCGAAGGAACAGAGACTACCTGGATGCAGTTTACATTAATCCAGCAGGTACAGCCTATTGGTCCATCATCAAGGCCTATGATGCGCTTCAAAAGCAATTGAATGATGATGCTAAGGAGGTCAAGGCCAAAGGGGATAGTTCTTCTTTTGCTCCTATTGCAGATGAGGTGCTCAGTCAGCTTACAAGGAAAACTAGAAAGAAAATGGAGAaagaattgaaaaagaagaagaaaaaatatgacAGTGAAAGTCGTAATGAAAAAGAGCCGCAAAGAAAGAGATCTGCCAGCAACAAGTGTGATATGAATAGCACAGATAGTGACAGCAATGAGGAGAAGTTAAGCTCCTTTATAAAGCAGGGAAGTAAGTCAATGAAAAGTAAAATGTCTGAAAATACCATTACCACTGCTCGCACTAAAATCCAGAATGCTACCCATCACTCAAGTGATGGAATAGAAAAATCATTATTTGGAGGTGATCCTCATATACACGGAAGGAAGAGTAAAAAACATGGAAGATGTACCTTGCTAGTTCGCAGTTCTAATAAAGGATCAAATTCAGAATCTGATGGCTTTGTCCCATATGTGGGGAAAAGGACAGTTCTTGCCTGGTTAATTGACTCTGGAACTGTAGAGTTAAGTCAAAAGGTTCAGTACCGCAGACGGAAAAAAGTCCTTCTGGAGGGGTGGATCACAAGAGATGGCATTCATTGTGGCTGCTGCAGTAAGATCCTTACAGTTTCAAAGTTTGAACTTCATGCAGGAAGCAAATTGCCACAGccatatcaaaatatatatttggaaTCTGGTGTTTCTCTTCTACAATGCCAAATAGATGCATGGAACAGACAAGAGCATTCTGAAAAAATTGGTTTCCATTCAGTGGATATTGATGGCAATGATCCAAACGATGATACATGTGGTATATGTGGAGATGGAGGGGATTTAATCTGTTGTGATGGTTGTCCATCAACATTTCATCAGAGTTGCTTGGATATTCAA ATGCTTCCTGCTGGTGAATGGCATTGTACAAATTGCACCTGTAAATTTTGTGGCATAGCTACTAGGACATCTGAAAAAGATGATGCATCTGTGTATGTCCTACGGACATGCAACTTATGTGAGAAGAAAT ATCATGACTCTTGCTCTGAGGAGATGGATACCAATCCTAATAGCTTGAATACTTCAAGCCTTTCTTTTTGTGGGAAAGAGTGTAAAGAG ATTTCTGAACACTTGAAGAAATACCTTGGTACCAAGCATGAACTAGAAGCGGGTTTTTCATGGTCTCTCATTCATAGAACAGATGAAGACTCAGAGGCAGCTTGCAGGGGAATTACCCAGAGAGTTGAATGCAATTCAAAGTTGGCTATTGGACTGGCTGTGATGGATGAATGCTTTTTACCTGTTGTTGATCGGAGGAGTGGGATCAATTTAATCCGTAACGTTTTATATAATACTGG ATCAAACTTTAGCCGGTTGAGCTATGGTGGATTTTATGCTGCTATTTTGGAAAGAGGGGATGAAATAATTGCTGCAGCATCTATCAG GTTGCATGGAACTAAGATAGCAGAGATGCCATTCATTGGAACTCGCCATGTATATAGGTGCCAGGGGATGTGCCGCCGGCTCTTTTCTGCCATTGAATCG GCCCTTTGCTCTCTCAAAGTTGAAAAACTAGTTATTCCTGCAATTGCTGAACTCACACATACATGGACAACGATTTTTGGCTTCACACATCTAGACAATTCACTCAGGCAAGAAATGAAGTCACTTAATATGATGGTCTTCCCTGGTATAGATATGTTACAGAAGCTGTTAGTTGAACAAGGAAAACGTGAGG GTTCTGAGAAAATGGGAAATGGAGGCAATGATTTTACCCCTATGAAAATGGAAAATCGGTCAGATATGGGTTCTTTAACTCCACAAGATGCTCATGGAAGTGATGATGTTAGTTCAAATCCTGCTAATGAGACGAATGATGAATGCAGTGATGCTTCTGAAGAACTAAACAACCATATTTTGGTTGAGGGGACTCTCTGTTCCAAATCTGATTCCGAGGAAATGGTGTCTGATTCAGTTTCAGATAAATGTATTTCTCATTCTAGAACTAGTCACAGTGCACTAGAAATGAAGAATAAAGTGGTGCCTGCTGCTCCTGTTGATAAATTAAGTTCTCCTTCGAAATGTCAGTCCATTTCTCCTAATGACAATTCTGAGAGTAGTCACTCAGAAGATATTCCAAACGTTCAAACTTTGGTTAAGGAAACTTCTTCTGATCCATGTTCACCAGAAAACCTTGACAAGAAATGTCACTCATTCACTGCTATGAATTGTGATTCGTCAGAGCTTGACATTAATCCAGTGTTGGGTTCTCAAAAGGCAGGCAATACTTCACCTACTAAAGAGGTTTGTATGAATGACTCTCTTGAAGCCGTTCCTTCAAGTAATTTACCGGAAGAGAATACTAGAAAGGGGGATGATCAAAATATAGATGACTCCAGATCTGCTCTCAAACTTGCTGATAAGAGTTTGTTGCAGGTAGAATCTGATTCCAAAAATGAAATTGGATGTGAAAATGAGAAGGATGTAAGTGCTGTAAATGCTTCTGGCGTTAGTTCTGAGACAGTTCTGGTCTAG